A window from Sinorhizobium fredii encodes these proteins:
- the coaA gene encoding type I pantothenate kinase, whose product MSIAAKDFESADIPGNLTGGEFSPYHVFSAEEWSRFRADTPLTLTAEEVKRLRSLNDPVDLGEVRRIYLSLSRLLSAHVEASQILFQQRKRFLSMSDETKTPFVIGIAGSVAVGKSTTARILAELLARWPSSPKVDLITTDGFLYPNAILQRENMMDRKGFPESYDIGALLRFLSAIKAGRPNVKAPTYSHLTYDVIPDQFQVIDRPDILIFEGINVLQSRDLPADGKIVPMVSDFFDFSIYIDAEESLIHNWYVSRFMRLRETAFQNPQSFFHRYSTISEDAARAIAEGLWHNINLKNLHQNIQPTRPRADLILQKGPNHLTQTVALRKL is encoded by the coding sequence ATGAGCATCGCCGCGAAAGACTTTGAATCGGCCGACATCCCCGGCAATCTCACGGGGGGTGAATTTTCCCCCTACCACGTCTTCTCCGCCGAGGAATGGTCGCGCTTTCGCGCCGATACGCCGCTGACGCTGACGGCCGAGGAGGTCAAGCGGCTGCGCTCGCTCAACGACCCGGTCGACCTCGGCGAGGTGCGTCGAATCTATCTGTCGCTGTCGCGGCTGCTCTCCGCCCATGTGGAAGCCTCGCAGATCCTCTTCCAGCAGCGCAAGCGGTTCCTCAGCATGTCGGACGAGACGAAGACCCCTTTCGTCATCGGCATTGCCGGCTCCGTCGCCGTCGGCAAGTCGACTACCGCCCGTATCCTCGCCGAACTCCTAGCGCGCTGGCCCTCGAGCCCGAAGGTCGATCTGATCACCACCGACGGCTTCCTCTATCCGAACGCGATCCTGCAGCGGGAAAACATGATGGATCGCAAGGGCTTCCCGGAGAGCTACGACATCGGCGCGCTGCTGCGCTTTCTCTCGGCGATCAAGGCCGGCCGGCCGAACGTCAAGGCGCCGACCTATTCGCACCTGACCTATGACGTCATTCCCGACCAATTCCAGGTCATCGACCGGCCGGACATCCTGATCTTCGAGGGGATCAACGTGCTGCAGTCACGCGACCTGCCGGCCGACGGCAAGATCGTCCCGATGGTTTCGGACTTCTTCGATTTTTCGATCTATATCGACGCCGAGGAAAGCCTGATCCACAACTGGTATGTGAGCCGCTTCATGCGGCTGCGCGAAACGGCCTTCCAGAATCCGCAATCCTTCTTCCATCGCTATTCAACGATCAGCGAGGACGCGGCGCGGGCGATCGCCGAGGGCCTCTGGCACAATATCAACCTGAAGAACCTGCATCAGAACATCCAGCCGACCAGGCCGCGTGCCGACCTGATCCTGCAGAAAGGCCCCAATCACCTGACGCAGACGGTGGCGCTGAGGAAGCTCTAA
- a CDS encoding sensor histidine kinase: MRGKRRWAHPFTLIRRLFGNAVFSSLTRRIVFFNLVALVVLVGGIMYLNQFREGLIDARVESLLTQGEIIAGAISASASVDTNSITIDPQKLLELQAGESITPLPSDEDLEFPIIQERVAPVLRRLISPTRTRARLFDADADLLLDSRHLYSGGQVLRFDLPPVDPETSSFSEKFSTWFNRLLQPGDLPLYREPPGGNGSIYPEVMNALTGVRGAVVRVTEKGELIVSVAVPVQRFRAVLGVLLLSTQAGDIDKIVHAERLAIIRVFGVAALVNVILSLLLSSTIANPLRRLSAAAIRVRRGGAKEREEIPDFSSRQDEIGNLSVALREMTTALYDRIAAIENFAADVSHELKNPLTSLRSAVETLPLARNEDSKKRLLDIIQHDVRRLDRLISDISDASRLDAELARSDAKKIDLETLLGDLVDISRQIRGKKKPVLFDLVVDRKDNPKANFIVSGYELRIGQIITNLIENARSFVPEPNGRIVLRLTRSRSRCLVYVEDNGPGIQAEDIDRIFERFYTDRPEGEDFGQNSGLGLSISRQIAEAHGGTLKAENIVDRSGAVTGARFILSLPAEPHA; this comes from the coding sequence CTGCGCGGGAAGCGTCGATGGGCGCATCCGTTCACGCTGATCCGGCGGCTGTTCGGCAATGCGGTCTTCTCCAGCCTGACGCGGCGCATCGTCTTCTTCAACCTCGTCGCACTCGTCGTCCTGGTCGGCGGCATCATGTATCTGAACCAGTTCCGCGAGGGCTTGATCGACGCCCGCGTCGAAAGCCTGCTGACCCAGGGCGAAATCATCGCCGGCGCCATCTCCGCCTCGGCCTCGGTCGACACGAACTCGATCACCATCGATCCGCAGAAACTGCTCGAACTGCAGGCCGGCGAGAGCATCACCCCGCTGCCGAGCGACGAGGATCTGGAATTCCCGATCATCCAGGAGCGGGTCGCGCCGGTTCTCAGGCGCTTGATCTCGCCGACGCGGACGCGCGCCCGCCTGTTCGATGCCGACGCCGATCTTCTGCTCGATTCGCGCCACCTCTATAGCGGCGGCCAGGTGCTCCGTTTCGACCTGCCGCCGGTCGATCCTGAGACGTCGAGCTTTTCGGAGAAGTTCAGCACCTGGTTCAACCGCCTGCTGCAGCCGGGCGACCTGCCGCTCTACAGGGAGCCGCCCGGCGGCAACGGCTCCATCTATCCGGAGGTGATGAACGCGCTGACCGGCGTACGTGGCGCCGTCGTGCGCGTTACCGAAAAGGGCGAGCTGATCGTGTCCGTGGCAGTACCGGTGCAGCGCTTCCGCGCGGTGCTCGGCGTGCTGCTGCTCTCCACCCAGGCGGGCGACATCGACAAGATCGTCCATGCGGAACGCCTGGCGATCATCCGCGTCTTCGGCGTCGCAGCGCTCGTCAACGTCATTCTGTCGCTGCTCCTGTCGTCGACCATCGCCAATCCCTTGCGCAGACTGTCGGCCGCGGCCATACGCGTGCGTCGCGGCGGCGCCAAGGAGCGCGAGGAAATCCCGGACTTCTCCTCCCGTCAGGACGAGATCGGCAATCTCTCGGTGGCGCTGCGGGAAATGACGACGGCACTCTACGATCGTATCGCGGCGATCGAGAACTTCGCGGCCGATGTCAGCCACGAGCTCAAGAATCCGCTCACCTCGCTCCGGAGCGCCGTCGAGACCCTGCCGCTGGCGCGCAACGAGGACTCGAAAAAGCGGCTGCTCGATATCATCCAGCACGACGTCCGGCGCCTCGACCGGCTGATCAGCGACATTTCCGACGCTTCGCGGCTCGATGCCGAACTGGCGCGCAGCGACGCGAAGAAGATCGACCTGGAAACGCTGCTGGGCGACCTGGTCGACATTTCCCGGCAGATCCGCGGCAAGAAGAAGCCCGTGCTCTTCGACCTGGTCGTCGACCGCAAGGACAATCCGAAGGCAAATTTCATCGTCAGCGGCTATGAGCTGCGCATTGGACAGATCATCACCAATCTCATCGAGAACGCCCGCTCCTTCGTGCCGGAGCCGAACGGCCGGATCGTCTTGCGGCTCACCCGTTCGCGATCGCGCTGCCTCGTCTATGTCGAGGACAACGGCCCCGGCATCCAGGCGGAAGACATCGATCGGATTTTCGAGCGCTTCTATACCGACCGGCCGGAGGGTGAGGATTTCGGCCAGAATTCCGGCCTTGGCCTGTCCATTTCGCGCCAGATCGCCGAGGCGCATGGCGGCACACTCAAGGCGGAAAACATCGTCGACAGAAGTGGAGCGGTAACCGGCGCCCGCTTCATCCTTTCCCTTCCCGCCGAGCCGCACGCGTGA
- a CDS encoding DUF2628 domain-containing protein has protein sequence MASYLIMTPPGAAADDERARFIADGFSWAAFFFPALWLIAKRAWLLGISLAVLQIVFILLSEVPGCFTAALIMQLALSLLVSLEGPLFVARKLAAEDWTLRSIVPARNIETAEEIYFSNATATTHHQSATPLQSNDWSSSGRPESAAGLGFFESYGER, from the coding sequence ATGGCCTCCTACCTGATCATGACCCCGCCCGGTGCCGCGGCCGACGACGAGAGGGCGCGGTTCATCGCCGACGGCTTTTCCTGGGCGGCGTTTTTCTTCCCGGCCCTCTGGCTGATCGCCAAGCGGGCCTGGCTCCTCGGAATCTCCCTTGCCGTTCTGCAAATTGTGTTCATCCTTCTGTCTGAGGTCCCCGGATGCTTCACCGCCGCGCTGATCATGCAGCTCGCGCTCAGCCTCCTGGTATCACTGGAGGGGCCGCTTTTTGTCGCCCGAAAACTCGCGGCGGAAGATTGGACGCTTCGTTCGATCGTTCCGGCCCGCAACATCGAGACCGCCGAGGAGATCTACTTCTCGAACGCGACGGCGACGACGCACCACCAAAGCGCAACTCCGTTGCAGTCGAACGACTGGTCGAGCTCCGGACGGCCGGAAAGTGCCGCCGGACTGGGCTTCTTTGAATCCTATGGAGAGCGCTGA
- the chvI gene encoding two-component system response regulator ChvI: MQTIALVDDDRNILTSVSIALEAEGYKVETYTDGASALEGLLARPPHLAIFDIKMPRMDGMELLRRLRQKSDLPVIFLTSKDEEIDELFGLKMGADDFITKPFSQRLLVERVKAILRRAPARDAAAAGAVGLAKTADAPSRSLERGQLVMDQERHTCTWKSEPVTLTVTEFLILHSLAQRPGVVKSRDALMDAAYDEQVYVDDRTIDSHIKRLRKKFKMVDGDFDMIETLYGVGYRFRETA; the protein is encoded by the coding sequence ATGCAGACCATCGCGCTTGTCGATGACGACCGCAACATCCTGACATCGGTATCCATCGCGCTGGAAGCCGAGGGCTACAAGGTCGAAACCTATACCGATGGCGCTTCCGCGCTCGAGGGCCTTTTGGCGCGCCCGCCGCATCTGGCGATCTTCGATATCAAGATGCCGCGCATGGACGGCATGGAACTCCTGCGGCGGCTCCGGCAGAAGTCCGACCTGCCGGTGATCTTCCTAACGTCGAAGGACGAGGAGATCGACGAGCTCTTCGGCTTGAAGATGGGCGCCGACGATTTCATCACGAAACCCTTCTCGCAGCGGCTGCTGGTCGAGCGCGTCAAGGCGATCCTGCGCCGCGCACCGGCCCGCGACGCTGCAGCAGCCGGGGCCGTTGGCCTCGCCAAGACCGCCGATGCGCCGTCGCGCTCGCTGGAGCGCGGGCAGCTTGTGATGGACCAGGAGCGGCACACCTGCACCTGGAAGAGCGAACCTGTCACGCTCACCGTCACCGAATTTCTCATCCTGCATTCGCTGGCGCAGCGCCCCGGCGTGGTGAAGAGCCGCGACGCGCTGATGGATGCCGCCTATGACGAGCAGGTCTATGTGGACGACCGGACGATCGACAGCCACATCAAGCGGCTTCGCAAGAAGTTCAAGATGGTCGACGGCGACTTCGATATGATCGAGACGCTCTACGGCGTCGGCTATCGCTTCCGAGAGACCGCCTGA
- a CDS encoding phosphoenolpyruvate carboxykinase, whose translation MEQLGTRNPSNGLETIGFSDLSVVRYNFEAAELYEEALRRSEAQLTSHGALCARTGQHTGRSPKDKYVVRDAATTDQIWWDNNSAISPEKFELLRQDMLAHAKGMSLYVQDLVGGADAENALPTRVVTEYAWHSLFIRNLLIRPPRQALATFLPKLTIIDLPSFKADPARHGCRSETIIACDLTKGLVLIGGTSYAGEMKKSVFTVLNYLLPKKDVMPMHCSANVGPAGDTAIFFGLSGTGKTTLSADPNRTLIGDDEHGWGETGVFNFEGGCYAKAIRLSEAAEPEIFATTRRFGTVMENVVLDERRAPDFDNGSLTENTRIAYPLDFIPNASETGTAPQPRTIIMLTADAFGVLPPIAKLTPEQAMYHFLSGYTAKVAGTEKGVTEPEATFSTCFGAPFMPRHPSEYGNLLKDLIARNGVTCWLVNTGWTGGAYGTGSRMPIKVTRALLSAALDGSLNSASFRTDANFGFAVPVAVPGVDDRILDPRSTWADGSAYDAQARRLVDMFIANFAKFESHVDGSVRDAAPGTRLAAE comes from the coding sequence ATGGAGCAACTCGGCACCCGCAACCCCTCGAACGGATTGGAAACGATCGGTTTTTCCGACCTCTCGGTCGTTCGCTACAACTTCGAGGCAGCGGAGCTTTATGAGGAAGCCCTTCGCCGCAGCGAGGCGCAATTGACGTCCCATGGGGCGCTCTGCGCCCGCACCGGTCAGCACACCGGCCGCTCGCCCAAGGACAAGTATGTCGTGCGCGATGCGGCGACAACCGATCAGATCTGGTGGGACAACAACAGCGCCATCTCGCCGGAGAAATTCGAGCTTCTGCGCCAGGACATGCTGGCGCATGCCAAGGGCATGTCGCTCTATGTGCAAGACCTCGTCGGCGGTGCCGATGCAGAGAATGCTCTGCCGACGCGTGTCGTCACCGAATATGCCTGGCATTCGTTGTTCATCCGCAATCTCTTGATCCGTCCGCCGCGCCAGGCGCTGGCGACGTTCCTGCCGAAGCTGACGATCATCGATCTGCCGAGCTTCAAGGCCGATCCGGCGCGCCATGGCTGCCGCAGCGAGACGATCATTGCCTGCGACCTGACCAAGGGCCTCGTGCTGATCGGCGGCACGTCCTATGCCGGCGAGATGAAGAAATCGGTCTTCACCGTGCTCAACTATCTGCTGCCGAAGAAGGACGTCATGCCGATGCACTGCTCGGCGAATGTCGGCCCGGCCGGCGACACGGCGATCTTCTTCGGCCTCTCCGGCACCGGCAAGACGACGCTTTCGGCCGATCCGAACCGCACGCTGATCGGCGATGACGAGCATGGCTGGGGCGAAACGGGCGTCTTCAATTTCGAGGGCGGTTGCTACGCCAAGGCGATCCGCCTGTCGGAAGCGGCCGAGCCGGAGATTTTCGCGACGACGCGGCGCTTCGGCACGGTGATGGAAAACGTCGTTCTCGACGAGCGGCGCGCACCCGACTTCGACAATGGCTCGTTGACGGAAAACACCCGCATCGCCTATCCGCTCGACTTCATTCCGAATGCCAGCGAGACCGGCACGGCGCCGCAGCCGCGCACGATCATCATGCTGACGGCGGATGCCTTCGGCGTCCTGCCGCCGATCGCCAAGCTGACGCCGGAACAGGCCATGTACCACTTCCTGTCCGGCTACACCGCCAAGGTGGCCGGCACGGAAAAGGGCGTGACCGAACCGGAGGCGACCTTCTCGACCTGCTTCGGCGCTCCCTTCATGCCGCGCCATCCGTCCGAATACGGCAACCTGCTCAAAGACCTGATCGCCAGGAACGGCGTCACCTGCTGGCTCGTCAACACCGGCTGGACTGGCGGCGCCTATGGCACAGGCAGCCGCATGCCGATCAAGGTGACGCGCGCCCTTCTTTCGGCCGCGCTCGACGGGTCGCTGAACAGCGCCTCCTTCCGCACGGACGCGAATTTCGGCTTCGCGGTGCCGGTCGCGGTGCCTGGCGTCGACGACCGCATTCTCGACCCGCGTTCCACCTGGGCTGACGGTTCGGCCTATGATGCCCAGGCCCGCCGGCTGGTCGACATGTTCATCGCCAACTTCGCCAAGTTCGAGAGCCATGTCGACGGCAGCGTGCGCGATGCGGCTCCCGGCACCAGGCTCGCCGCTGAATAA
- the hisA gene encoding 1-(5-phosphoribosyl)-5-[(5-phosphoribosylamino)methylideneamino]imidazole-4-carboxamide isomerase: protein MILFPAIDLKDGQCVRLKLGDMDQATVYNPDPAAQARAFEEQGFEWLHVVDLNGAFAGETVNGAAVDAILKATKNPVQLGGGIRTLDHIENWLSRGLKRVILGTVAVRDPALVIEACRKFPGRVAVGIDAKGGKVAVEGWAEASELGVIELAKKFEGAGVSAIIYTDIDRDGILTGINWDSTLELANAVSIPVIASGGLASMDDIRRLTQPDAAKLEGAISGRALYDGRIDPKEALDLIRAARKG from the coding sequence ATGATTCTCTTTCCCGCGATCGACCTCAAGGACGGCCAATGCGTGCGCCTGAAGCTCGGTGACATGGATCAGGCAACCGTCTACAATCCTGATCCCGCCGCCCAGGCCCGCGCCTTCGAGGAACAGGGCTTCGAATGGCTGCATGTCGTCGACCTGAACGGCGCCTTTGCCGGCGAGACGGTGAACGGGGCAGCGGTCGACGCCATCCTCAAGGCGACCAAGAACCCGGTGCAGCTCGGCGGCGGAATCCGCACCCTCGATCATATCGAGAACTGGCTTTCGCGCGGGTTGAAGCGCGTCATTCTCGGCACTGTCGCGGTGCGCGATCCGGCGCTGGTGATCGAGGCCTGCCGCAAGTTCCCCGGCCGGGTGGCGGTCGGTATCGACGCCAAGGGCGGCAAGGTGGCGGTCGAAGGCTGGGCGGAGGCCTCTGAACTCGGCGTGATCGAGCTTGCGAAGAAGTTCGAAGGCGCCGGCGTTTCGGCGATCATCTATACCGACATCGACCGCGACGGCATCCTGACCGGCATCAACTGGGATTCGACCCTGGAACTCGCCAACGCAGTTTCCATTCCGGTCATCGCCTCCGGCGGCCTCGCCTCGATGGACGACATCCGCCGGTTGACGCAGCCAGATGCCGCAAAGCTCGAAGGAGCGATCTCCGGCCGGGCGCTCTATGATGGGCGGATCGATCCGAAGGAAGCGCTAGACTTGATCCGCGCCGCGCGAAAGGGATGA
- the hslV gene encoding ATP-dependent protease subunit HslV has protein sequence MSEHNPYGTMHATTIITVRKDGKVVMAGDGQVSLGQTVMKGNARKVRRLSKGDVIAGFAGATADAFTLLERLEAKLEQYPDQLMRAAVELAKDWRTNKYLRNLEAMMLVADKSVTLAITGNGDVLEPEHGTIAIGSGGNFAYAAARALMDSDKSAEEIARRALQIAGDICVYTNHNVVMETLDAD, from the coding sequence ATGAGCGAACACAATCCCTACGGAACGATGCATGCCACCACCATCATCACGGTGCGCAAGGACGGCAAGGTGGTGATGGCGGGCGACGGTCAGGTGAGCCTCGGCCAGACAGTCATGAAGGGCAATGCGCGCAAGGTCCGGCGCCTCTCCAAGGGCGACGTGATCGCCGGTTTTGCCGGCGCGACGGCGGACGCGTTTACGCTTCTGGAGCGTCTCGAGGCGAAGCTCGAACAGTATCCCGACCAGCTGATGCGGGCCGCCGTCGAACTCGCCAAGGACTGGCGGACCAACAAATATCTGCGCAATCTCGAGGCGATGATGCTGGTCGCCGACAAGTCGGTGACGCTGGCGATCACCGGCAATGGCGACGTGCTCGAGCCCGAGCACGGAACGATCGCCATCGGTTCCGGCGGAAACTTCGCCTACGCGGCGGCGCGCGCCCTGATGGACAGCGACAAGTCGGCCGAGGAGATCGCCCGGCGTGCCCTGCAGATCGCCGGAGACATCTGCGTCTATACCAACCACAATGTGGTCATGGAGACGCTGGATGCCGACTGA
- a CDS encoding phosphoribosyl-ATP diphosphatase produces MSEFTLSDLEKIVASRAKAAPEESWTAKLVAAGRPKAAKKLGEEAVEAVIAAVTGDRKNLIDESADLLYHLMVVLNIASVPLQDVMSELARRTSQSGLQEKANRQNP; encoded by the coding sequence ATGAGCGAATTCACCCTTTCAGACCTCGAAAAGATCGTCGCATCGCGCGCCAAGGCGGCGCCGGAGGAGTCCTGGACGGCCAAGCTGGTGGCGGCCGGGCGGCCGAAGGCGGCGAAGAAACTCGGCGAAGAGGCGGTCGAGGCGGTGATCGCGGCGGTCACCGGCGACCGCAAGAATCTGATCGATGAGAGCGCCGATCTCCTCTATCATCTTATGGTCGTATTGAATATCGCCTCCGTCCCGTTGCAGGATGTGATGAGCGAACTGGCCAGGCGGACGAGCCAGTCCGGCCTGCAGGAGAAGGCAAACCGGCAGAATCCATGA
- the hisH gene encoding imidazole glycerol phosphate synthase subunit HisH: MRVAIIDYGSGNLRSATKAFERAAREAGIDADIDLTDRPERVASADRIVLPGVGAYADCRRGLDGVEGMEEALKQAVEAAGRPFLGICVGMQLMSSRGLEKTITEGFGWIPGDVVEMTPADASLKIPQIGWNTLRLHRPHALFEGIPTGETGLHAYFVHSYHLAAENPEHIIAETEYGGPVTAFVASGNRAGAQFHPEKSQTLGLALISNFLRWKP; the protein is encoded by the coding sequence ATGCGGGTCGCCATCATTGACTACGGCTCGGGCAACCTGCGCTCGGCCACCAAAGCCTTCGAGCGGGCGGCGCGCGAAGCCGGCATCGACGCCGACATCGACCTGACCGACAGGCCGGAACGGGTGGCCTCGGCCGATCGGATCGTGCTGCCGGGCGTCGGCGCCTATGCCGATTGCCGCCGTGGCCTCGACGGCGTCGAGGGGATGGAAGAGGCGCTCAAGCAAGCGGTCGAAGCGGCCGGACGGCCCTTCCTCGGCATCTGCGTCGGCATGCAGCTCATGTCTTCGCGCGGCCTCGAAAAGACGATCACTGAAGGGTTCGGCTGGATTCCCGGCGATGTCGTGGAGATGACGCCCGCGGACGCGTCGCTGAAGATCCCGCAAATCGGCTGGAACACGCTGAGACTCCATCGGCCGCACGCGCTCTTCGAGGGCATTCCGACCGGGGAGACCGGGCTGCACGCCTATTTCGTGCATTCCTATCACCTCGCTGCGGAAAACCCCGAGCACATCATCGCCGAGACGGAGTATGGCGGGCCGGTGACGGCCTTCGTCGCAAGCGGCAACCGGGCCGGTGCGCAGTTCCACCCGGAAAAGAGCCAGACCCTCGGCCTCGCCCTCATCTCGAATTTCCTGCGTTGGAAGCCCTGA
- the hisB gene encoding imidazoleglycerol-phosphate dehydratase HisB: MADVTLSRTGQVSRKTNETAVSVAVNIDGTGVSKIATGVGFFDHMLDQLARHSLIDMEIKTEGDLHVDDHHTVEDTGIAIGQAIAKALGDRRGITRYASLDLAMDETMTRAAVDVSGRPFLVWNVTFTSPKIGTFDTELVREFFQALAQHAGITLHVQNIYGANNHHIAETCFKSVARVLRTATEIDPRQAGRVPSTKGTLA; this comes from the coding sequence ATGGCAGACGTGACGCTGAGCCGCACCGGCCAGGTTTCGCGAAAGACGAATGAAACGGCCGTGTCCGTCGCCGTCAATATCGACGGCACGGGCGTGTCGAAGATTGCGACCGGCGTCGGCTTCTTCGATCACATGCTCGACCAGCTCGCGCGCCATTCGCTGATCGACATGGAGATCAAGACGGAGGGCGACCTCCATGTCGACGATCACCATACCGTCGAGGATACCGGCATCGCCATCGGCCAGGCGATCGCCAAGGCGCTCGGCGATCGCCGCGGCATCACCCGCTATGCCTCGCTCGATCTCGCCATGGATGAGACGATGACGCGCGCCGCCGTCGATGTCTCCGGCCGGCCGTTTCTCGTCTGGAACGTGACCTTCACCTCGCCGAAGATCGGCACCTTCGACACCGAGCTGGTTCGCGAATTCTTCCAGGCGCTCGCCCAGCACGCCGGCATCACGCTTCATGTGCAGAACATCTACGGCGCCAACAACCATCATATCGCCGAGACCTGCTTCAAATCCGTCGCCCGCGTGCTGCGCACGGCAACCGAAATCGACCCGCGCCAGGCTGGACGCGTTCCCTCGACGAAGGGCACGCTCGCCTGA
- the hisF gene encoding imidazole glycerol phosphate synthase subunit HisF, whose translation MTLKARVIPCLDVKDGRVVKGVNFVDLIDAGDPVEAAKAYDAAGADELCFLDITASSDNRETIFDVVARTAEQCFMPLTVGGGVRQVADIRKLLLAGADKVSINTAAVKNPDFVAEAADKFGNQCIVVAIDAKKVSAAGEMDRWEIFTHGGRQPTGIDAIEFARKVVDLGAGEILLTSMDRDGTKSGYDIALTRAIADAVRAPVIASGGVGTLDHMVDGIRDGHATAVLAASIFHFGTYSIGEAKRYMAERGIAMRLD comes from the coding sequence ATGACCCTCAAAGCCCGCGTAATCCCATGCCTCGACGTCAAGGACGGCCGCGTCGTCAAGGGCGTCAATTTCGTCGACCTCATCGATGCCGGCGATCCGGTGGAAGCGGCAAAGGCCTATGACGCCGCCGGCGCCGACGAGCTCTGCTTCCTCGACATCACCGCCTCTTCCGACAATCGCGAGACGATCTTCGACGTCGTCGCCCGCACCGCCGAGCAATGCTTCATGCCGCTGACCGTCGGCGGCGGCGTGCGCCAGGTGGCGGATATCCGCAAGCTGCTGCTTGCCGGCGCCGACAAGGTGTCGATCAACACGGCGGCCGTGAAGAACCCGGATTTCGTCGCCGAGGCCGCCGACAAGTTCGGCAACCAGTGCATCGTCGTCGCCATCGACGCGAAGAAGGTCTCGGCTGCGGGCGAAATGGACCGCTGGGAGATCTTTACCCATGGCGGGCGGCAGCCGACCGGCATCGACGCGATAGAGTTCGCTCGGAAGGTCGTCGACCTCGGTGCCGGCGAAATCCTGCTGACCTCCATGGATCGCGACGGCACCAAGAGCGGCTACGACATCGCGCTGACGCGCGCCATCGCCGATGCGGTGCGGGCACCGGTCATCGCGTCCGGCGGCGTCGGAACGCTCGACCACATGGTCGACGGCATTCGCGACGGCCATGCGACGGCGGTGCTTGCCGCCTCCATCTTCCACTTCGGCACCTACAGCATCGGCGAGGCGAAGCGCTACATGGCCGAGCGCGGCATCGCCATGCGACTCGATTGA
- the arfB gene encoding alternative ribosome rescue aminoacyl-tRNA hydrolase ArfB — translation MASEPLYISENIVIAGWELTEQFVLAGGPGGQNVNKVSTAVQLFFDIQASPSMSDRVKANALKLAGRRVSKDGVLMIEASRFRSQERNREDARDRLKELILKAAEPPPPPRKKTKPTRGSIERRLKEKSGRGEIKKLRGRPAGD, via the coding sequence ATGGCCAGCGAACCGCTTTACATCAGCGAAAACATCGTTATTGCCGGCTGGGAGCTGACGGAGCAATTCGTGCTGGCCGGCGGCCCCGGCGGCCAGAACGTCAACAAGGTGTCGACCGCCGTCCAGCTCTTCTTCGACATCCAGGCCTCGCCATCGATGTCCGATCGCGTCAAGGCCAATGCCCTGAAGCTTGCCGGCCGCCGGGTTTCGAAGGACGGCGTGCTGATGATCGAGGCCAGCCGCTTTCGCAGCCAGGAGCGCAACCGCGAGGACGCCCGCGACCGCCTGAAGGAATTGATCCTGAAGGCCGCCGAACCGCCGCCCCCGCCGCGCAAGAAGACCAAGCCCACGCGCGGTTCCATCGAGCGGCGGCTAAAGGAGAAATCCGGCCGCGGCGAGATCAAGAAGCTGCGCGGCCGCCCGGCCGGCGATTGA
- a CDS encoding alpha-ketoglutarate-dependent dioxygenase AlkB: MQVLPKGVRHIPGYLDRSRQEELVEAIRDVVAAAPLYIPEMPKTGKPMSVRMTNCGSLGWVTDRDGGYRYQPHHPVTGERWPPIPDALIDIWRAVSASDKQPEACLVNFYSAEARMGLHQDRDERDLETAVVSISLGDSCLFRVGGRTRGGQTSSFKLESGDIVVLGGEGRLAFHGVDRIYPNTSTLLKNGGRLNLTLRRVNP, encoded by the coding sequence ATGCAGGTGCTGCCGAAAGGCGTCAGGCATATTCCCGGCTATCTCGACCGGTCGCGCCAGGAGGAGCTTGTGGAGGCCATCCGCGACGTCGTCGCCGCGGCGCCGCTCTATATTCCGGAAATGCCGAAAACCGGTAAGCCTATGTCGGTGCGGATGACCAATTGCGGCTCGCTAGGCTGGGTCACCGATCGCGACGGCGGCTACCGTTATCAGCCGCATCATCCGGTCACCGGCGAGCGCTGGCCGCCGATTCCCGATGCCCTGATCGACATCTGGCGGGCGGTTTCGGCGAGCGACAAACAGCCCGAGGCATGTCTCGTCAACTTCTATTCCGCCGAGGCCCGGATGGGTTTGCATCAGGACCGGGACGAGCGCGACCTGGAAACGGCCGTCGTCTCGATTTCGCTCGGCGATAGCTGTCTTTTCCGCGTCGGCGGCCGGACGCGCGGCGGCCAGACCAGCTCGTTCAAGCTCGAAAGCGGCGACATCGTCGTCCTCGGCGGCGAGGGACGGCTGGCCTTTCACGGCGTCGACCGCATCTATCCGAACACCTCGACGCTATTGAAGAACGGCGGCCGCCTCAATCTGACGCTGCGGCGGGTCAATCCATAG